The window CTTGCATGTGGGTCTGGTTGCAAGATTGTgtcttaaaaatatgataattaaataattaattaaaaaaaacaaagaaaaaaccaacatgatgaaaaaaattaatgaagaaaaagaaaaaaaatatgaattaactgggttaacccttcaaaccaggttaacccatcaaacttgagattcatgtcatgaaagtttgataactaaatagaaaaaaaaaagttgatgggTTAACCAAGAATTAACTctgttaacccgtgaaaccaggttaactagttaaactcgggatatgtgtcatgaaagtctaataattaaatagaaaaaaatttaacattaataaactaaattaaaaagaaaagaaacttcgGGTTACCTTGTcgaaccaggttaacccgttaaaccctggatccatgtcataaaagtctgataactaaataaaaaatttaacattaacaaaagaaaaaaacaaataaaaatggatggGTCAACCTAGaataaatcaggttaacccgtaaaatcaggttaacccgtcagaCCTGGaatatgtgtcatgaaaatctgataactaaatagaaagaaatttaacactaacgaaatgaaaaaaattattaaactaatcTCGCACTAGATTAAAGTATATTATGCCTGATTAAATTATCCAAATCTAATCTCATTTCATGTTggcttttctatatttttttcttctctcgtaaatcaaacattattaaactcggtttcacaaatcaatttaacacctagctattttatttttttaatatgaattaaatataaaaaatatatatataattaatctagTTAACTCTTAGaatcaaaacttgtttgttttttaaaaaaattaaaataatataattttgatttttaaaaagattaattcaactcaaattaattaatttatatgccGGCAAAACCATGTGTGTCAATAATAATCTAGATTAAAGTATATTATGCCGGATTAAATTATCCAAATCTAATCTCATTTCATGTTggcttttctatatttttttcttctctcgtAAATCAAACATTATTAAACTCGGCTTCacaaatcaatttaatacttagctattttatttttttaatatgaattaaatataaaaatacatatatatatatatatataattaatctagTTAACTCTTAGAATCAAAActtgttagtttttaaaaaaattcaaaataatataattttaatttttaaaaagattaattcaactcaaattaatttatttatatgccGGCAAAACCACGTgtgtcaataataataataaggaacCACTAACAACACACAAAtagattaacaaaaaataattcaaaagatAAGTTCCGAGAAGATGCAAACACGCGAAGATTAGGATATTTATTGCCTGTTGAAGAATTATTGTCTGATAAGATTTTCCTTGAACGGACAGCACGACGTTAAACAAGAAGAATCCACGTGCATGTGTCGTGTATAATCTATGTACAGTTTATTAGTAGAATTGAGAGGACGGACCTTATCTGCAGATTTTCAATCTTCTCTATTTACAATTTCTCAGTCCAGTACGTTCCACCTCGAATATTTATGACTGGCAATTCAACAAAACGGCAGGCGTGTTCCCAAAAAATGAATTGCAGGCAATGTATTTTGTAGCTTCAATGTTGATACTAATGGGGAATTTAAAACTCACTAGCATTTGGCTTCCATAGACACTTCAATTGCgaaggtttttaatttcattctaatCTATTTGGAATAGCCTATATCTTGTacccattgaaaaaaaacaagataacatTGGAAATTTGACGCAAACCAATTATCTATTATCTATTAGTGGCTAAatagaaatatttaaattttaaaattatatttagatacTTTATATTGTATTTGACATTTAGATTGCataatctcaaattaatttatttttttatatgaattaaaattatatacgATGAGttaatattttgagttttatatatatatatatatatatatatatatatatatatatatatatatataaacagtacaACCTTAAAATGATAAGTCAAAATActctaaaattaaatatattatttgaattaaaaaaatgtaacaactgaaataaaattaataaccttGTTTGAATGATGTTTGGTATAAGAttgtttagatttaaaaaaaatatttttgtgtttggtaaACTAaggtattttaaatttcaaaaaatcataaatatccTTCTACATTAAATTGCTTTGAAACCTAGGGTTTTGGtattgtgattttcttttctaaatgaAGTTATCTAGTGTacccttatttttattaataattacacAAATATTCTAAGTGACTATTACATGTGTTCctagaatataattttaaaccatTAATATGTTCTGGTGACTTTAATTTAGTATCAAGATAGTATTATAACTTGTTGgtgtatatattatttaatttactcaataataataataattccatacaattaaatttattattgattcgTTTCAATATATTGCTTTTAAACACAAATTAATACAAGTGTTGCATTGAAATAAGATCAGTGTATATTTAATAAATCTAGGAATTATAATTCAATGTATTTAAACacaaatgaattataattcaatgTATTTAAACACAAATTAATACAAGTGTCATCTATCTTGTTTAACTTGTAAATAAGACTAGAAGGATTACAAGTTATCagttaatgaaaattaaaatctattcaCATCGAGTTTCGTAAATAAATTGGtagatttaatataaaaaaaatcaattctagaaaaaattcaaaccaaCCGAATAAGTTTTAGTATTATTGGATAGATAGTATTGTCctgaaaatccaaaaagaacAGACAAAGATGGAAAAGCAATGTCTTAACTTAATCCTTATAGTTTAGCAAAACTAACCAATTAATCTTtgaggttttaaaatatatatttttagcctctaaatttttaatttatttataatttagtccttttattaattacatgtttcttttttcatttaagtttatttaatgtttcatgaaaaacacgataaagaaaaataagtagGTGAAGAGAGGAATCAACTACCAAAGTCTATAacatgtgtttgatattgtagctACTTTTTcagttataatttaaataattagttttaaaaaatatttttaattgtggtataaaaaaataggttttgaaaaatataaaattggttaaaatttctataagataaatttttgtatgcaaaataataataaaaaaaaggtctccatgaatgaaaaatacattattttaactttcacaaaatcaaaatttgaaatcgcctcttaagttttttctttcaagccCAGTGCAAAGACAAAAGTTATTTGATtaactagatattttttttttattgttgaacaAAAAGCAGAAACTAATACAATATCTCTCTAAATTGTAGATGATTAATATCAATCAAGGGACTATTTAACAAATTATGATACTATAgagatttattaatcaattttgaTAAACTACAAGGACGaacttataattaattagctaAAAATGTCGGCCATCACCATCGACTTTTTTGACGAGTGACGACCTGTGCATAAATAGTTCTCTTTCTGTCAAGAGAAGAAAGAACCACAACAGCCAGTAGTTAGATTTGAGAGAGATCTTGATCAATAATTTAGCAGCCATGGCAGACAATAACAACCTCACAATCGACCCAAGAAGCGGCTTTTGCAAATCAAACTCTGTTTTCTACAGCAAACGCAAGCCAATCCCACTCCCACTAACTGACTTCCTAGACGTCACCACCTTCATCTCCTCCCGTCCTCACCACGGCAAAACAGCCTTCATCGACGCAGCTACCGGCCGCCACCTCTCCTTCAAAGACCTATGGAAAGCAGTAGATTCCGTTTCCACTTGTCTCTACGACATGGGAATCCGCAAAGGCCACGTCATCCTCTTACTTTCTCCGAACTCCATCTTCTTCCCCATCGTTTGCCTCTCCGTCATGTCTTTAGGCGCTGTAATTACCACTACTAATCCTCTCAATACTCCTCGTGAAATCGCTAAACAAATTGCCAACTCGAAACCTTCACTCGCTTTCACTACTCCTGAACTCCTTGCCAAACTCACCGAGTCAAACTCAAACCTCACCATCATCCTCATAGACGATGGGATCACTGATGCCTCCACTAAAACAAACGCCAAAATTGTGACAACATTAAGTGAAATGGTAAAAAAAGAACCAAGTGGGATCCGAGTTAGAGAGCAAGTCAACCAGGATGACACAGCGACGCTACTCTACTCTTCAGGCACAACAGGAGAAAGCAAAGGTGTGGTGTCCTCACACAAGAACTTAATCGCTATGGTACAAACGATTGTTGAACGGTTTAGATTAAACGAAGGAGATCACAAATTTATCTGTACGGTCCCGATGTTTCACATCTACGGTTTAGCAGCGTTTGCCACAGGAATTCTGGCAGCAGGGTCAACGGTCATCGTTCTCTCAAAATTCGAAATGGGGGAGATGTTATCGACGATTGTGAAATACCGGGCCACTTATTTACCACTTGTGCCGCCGATACTAGTAGCGCTGATCAACGGGGCTGATCAGATACGGGAGAGGTATGATTTGAGTtcgttgaattttgttttatcagGCGGAGCTCCATTGAGTAAGGAAATGGTTGAAGGGTTTTCGGAGAAGTATCCAGGGGTTACGATTTTACAAGGTTATGGGCTCACTGAATCGGCGGGGATTGGTGCTTCGACGGATACGTTGGAGGAGAGTAGGAGGTATGGTACGGCAGGTCTATTGTCGCCGAACACGGAGGCCAAGATTGTGGACCCGGAGAGTGGTAAAGCTTTGCTGGTGAACCAGACCGGTGAGCTTTGGCTTCGAGCTCCTTCTGTCATGAAAGGTAGGCTGTatgttgctttctttttctgttttttgtttttttttgtttggtcgTTTTTGTCGTGCTAGAATATTATAATTGCACGTGTCATTTATTTCTTCCGATGATAGAATTAGAAAGTGACCTAATGACTTTGtcaaaaacaataatacaaatatatttcaCGAGTCCACTTTggtaaaaaatttaacttaacaaaaaaaaaaaaaaacttttaaacaaaagCAATTAATTGACAAACACTGCTTgctaacaaaaacaattaattcagCACATTTTGACAAAAACAACTAAGCAAACTACAAATCAAAGGTCAAAAACAATgaactaattataattttatattttgatagatatttcattataaataatattttttttactaaaatgttcaagattttataatattataattcatatttgatataaaaacacattgaaaactAATACAACACCTAGTTAACGCTTTCACTTTGGCTCTTCGATgtccaaataaacaaaatttgaatcaaGTGTCATGATAATCATGTCCCTTTTTGGAAGTAGCCAATcgttgctctttttttttttaacaactgGGAATTCTAAAATAGCATCAATCAGGGAAATCTCTTACAAGTTTTTGATACAAAGCAGTTGTGTACCCTAGATTGCTGGACACAGAGACAACCTACAAGTTCTAGCTATCCAGTTACAGAGAAGGCATGATACCGATGCACGATTGAAATTGACGATGGCGCGTAATAAAGCAACATGAGTTACAGACATGTTTTTGCTGGAAAGAAAATACCAACACATCTATAAGTTGTTTCAAGAACACAATTAGGCTATCATACCACAATTTATAATAGTTGAAAATGATAATCAAACCTTGACTATAAATGTCCACTATTAGACTTTTCCTTGAACCCGTGAACTTGTTCTCGCCACTCAAATATctgcaaatagaaaaaaaaacaatgtcgcCATTCGCCATGTCCTATGTCCAAAAGAATACGTGGTGTGGGGCAATATGTATTGTATAGAATGAGGAGCTTGGTTCGCTAGTCCTCCCGTGCCATCATTGTATGCGATGAGAAGTGGTGAAAGAAAGATGAGTTATTCATGTTCTgcactttaaattttaaaatggcaGGTCCACTCtgttataaattattgttttctagATCTGTCGGTAACTTTTATATCTCAAAAGGAAAggcaaatttatttatttattaagaagtGCACTACCTTTGCCCCACCAGTTTCTTAACCTCTTTTTTAGCTGCGCTGCGGCAAATCATTCCTCTTTTTAATGCCTGTGCGAGAAGACCTAAAAGTTGGGGTACCACTTCAATCCATCGTTTCATGAAGACTTCTTGTTGTAGATGCAGCGAGTGGTGTTTGTCATCACATGATTTAATGATGTAATCTTTAATTTGGTGATAACACGATGGTATACTCTATGTTACAGAGCTTTGGCATGTTGATTTCAAGCTTAAATTCCAATGTTTTCCCCTTTATGGAATGTGCCGCTGACCTTCATGAAATCACAATGTGACCTAATTTCGATGTTGATTTTGCATAGATTTCAGATGTCTTGCATGTTGCCCTCATCGAGTATAATTTGTTTGATCACCTATTGTGGTGGGGACTTTTTTCAGGTTACTTTAGTAACGCTGAAGCTACTTCATCAACTATTGATTCAGAGGGGTGGTTAAGAACAGGAGATCTCTGCTACATTGATGATGATGGCTTCATTTTCGTGGTTGATCGGTTAAAGGAGCTGATTAAATACAAGGGTTATCAGGTGAGTGGAAGAttcattttatcatttcatgCAGATTTCTTTAAAGCGACAAGTATTAATCATGAAGTAAATTCTTAAACGCGGAGATTTAGAACActtgacactttttttttgtcttttctcttGGAAATGTAAATGAAGGGCATGCTTTAATGGTTGTCTGTTGACATGGTAGGTCCCTCCGGCAGAACTAGAGGCATTGCTACTAACTCACCCAGAGATTTCTGATGCTGCTGTAATACCGTAAGAAGTTCTTACCTCCTGGTAGAAATGAACTTGGGAATTCAATCTAACCTTGCATTATATGTGATACTGTATCAGGTTTCCTGACGAGCAGGTCGGGCAGTTCCCCATGGCTTACGTGGTAAGAAAAGCTGGAAGTAATTTATCCGAGAAAGCTGTCATGGATTTCATAGCAGGACAGGTGTGTTCTCAAATCagttcttttttatcaaatggtTTTGCACAAATCAGGTCTCATTTTTTCTAATTACGAAGCTGCTATATATATAGGTGGCGCCATACAAAAGAATTCGGAGAGTCGCATACGTTGCTGCCATACCTAAGAATCCGTCTGGCAAGATTCTCCGAAAGGATCTTATCAAGCTCGCAACCTCCAAGCTCTGACTGGTTTCGGCTTATGCAAGCAAGATCATAGGAAGAGCAGGCGTACATATGGTCACTTACAATGTTCGTGTTGATATAGCTGTTCTTGAGCTCTGATAAGACTTCGTCCGTATGTTTATCTGCTTAATAAGAGTTGTGATCCTTTCTTGTTTTAATGTAATTGGATTAATAGAAGTTCAGGGTATACAGGCTCCAGACTGTGTCATTGGGTAGTCTGTAGCTGAATGATTTATATGTCCATTGATTTTCCTGTCCTGTAAAAATAGGATATTGTTAGTATGTAAAGagacaaatgaaagaaaaagctAAATGGTGTGTTGATTTTCCTGTTGCAACATCGTGGATCAGAAGAAATTCCCGTTGAGCAGAGTaatgttttggtttatttttatacttcaaattattttttattttgattataattttttttttaattttattctaaaatattttattgacttTGATCTTAGCTGATGattcattttaattagttttttatgagtttactgtggtgttaaaaaaattttatggtattaaaataatactcaaTTTGATAAGATaagatttgattttgttgagaTAATATTGAAGATTgatagtaaaacaaaaaaacagcttttattattttttaaggtgtgttttttaaaaattcaatttctaaagttgttttgtttaaagttttgatctttttggtttttgacttttactttttaatttaaaattttattttattcaagtttCATTCCTTGaatttagaggaaaaaaattgtgaattatatatattttagcaactaaaacaattaatgttggtgtttatgaattttattagataatatttttttcacctaATTTAGGTATCTagaccttttctttctttctgtgtTTTTCCTGCAGGTTTAGTTATAGTTCATGAAAGTAAATtagttaagattttattttgaatgttattttattaaatgccatttgatttttatttttttattaaaattatatcattttttttatgatagtagcaagtgttttttctttacagtcctttataattattatttttgttagtttttaataCATGTCtacttttgttttggtttgattaaatgaaaaataaacattataaacaaagttattaaatttaaataagtttATAGTCTGACTGGTGAGTTTGACAAGTTTGccgaaattaattcaaaatatcatcatctttttatattaaaaatattagaaaaatattgttttttaaaaaatattttttaaattaatttaaattttaaccggattatatttgaattaatcaGCCAATGAGGTAGCTCGTTAACCACtaaattttggtaaaaaaaaaaacctgctaaATTGAAGATGATTAATATCGATATCAATTGAGGGACAACTTAACTATTTATGATACTatagagattaattaattaattatgataaacTCGAAAGACTAACTTATAATTAACTAGCTAAAAATGTGGGCCATGGCCATTGACCAGTGACGACCTGTACATATATATTGTCCTCTGCCAAGAGAGTTCCTTCCATCACTTCAAAACATCTGAAGCATAAAAGAACCGAAAACAGGCAATAGCTAGATTTTGCTCAAGAGTTTAGCAGCCATGGCAGGCACCAACAGGAGCCTCACAATCGACCCAAGAAGCGGCTTTTGCAAATCAAACTCTGTTTTCTACAGCAAACGCAAGCCAATCCCACTCCCACAAACTGACTTCCTATAGACGTAATCGCATCCATCTCCTCCCGTCCTCATGCACCACGGCAAAACGGCCTTCATCGCGCAGCTACCGGCCGCCACCTCTCCTTCAAAGACCTATGGAAAGCAGTAGATTCTGTTGCCGCTTGCTCTACGACATGGGAATCCGAAAGGCCACGTCATCCTCTTACTTTCTCCGACCTCTCTTTCCTTCCCCATCGTTTGCCTCTCCGTCATGTCTTTAGGCGCCGTAATCAACACCACTAACCCTCTCAACACTCATCGTGAAATCGCTAAGTAAATAGCCATCTCGAAACCTTCACTCGCTTTCACTACTCCTGAACTCCTTGCCAAACTCACCGAGACTAACTCAACCCCCCTCCTCATCCTCATAGACGACGAGATCACTGATGACTCCACTAAAACAAAAGCCACAATTGTGATAACATTAAGCAAAATGGTAATAGAAAGAACCGAGTGGGATCCGAGTTCGAGAACAAGTCAACcaggatgaaaaaataaaaatgaagcacaaaaaataataattaaaaatcatttttaaaaagcaaaaaaaagtggtttttagaattaattttttttagcggTGCGCCATACTAGGTTTATTGTATAGAATGATCTATTATTTTCTAGATCTGTTTATACCCTCTACATAGATTTCTGATGTCTTGCATGGTGCCCTCATCGACTATAATTTGTCTGAATGAATATTGTGGTGGGTGGGGGATGTTTTCCAGGTTACTTCGTGATCTGTACAAACTACAAAAGgagaaaagacaaaattaaaaaggaaattaaaaccATAACAAGTTTATCATCTCATGTTGTGAGtataaactataattattaaatctacCAGGTAAACTAACTTGATAAACTTATATTTCAATGGGGTTTTATCCAGATTTGGTCCTTTTActtgttttgaattttcttaCTATAACCTTTTACTCCTTTTCGTACTGATTGAATCTTTTCATTCTTATTCTGATCCTGTAAAGATTTATCTTAGAAtacctcttttattttttaaattatgttgcCAAATAAACAAGGAAGCAAAAActgtgaaaattaatttattttaattaataaaattgtttagcttttgtaaatataaatttttag is drawn from Populus nigra chromosome 5, ddPopNigr1.1, whole genome shotgun sequence and contains these coding sequences:
- the LOC133693138 gene encoding probable CoA ligase CCL5; this encodes MADNNNLTIDPRSGFCKSNSVFYSKRKPIPLPLTDFLDVTTFISSRPHHGKTAFIDAATGRHLSFKDLWKAVDSVSTCLYDMGIRKGHVILLLSPNSIFFPIVCLSVMSLGAVITTTNPLNTPREIAKQIANSKPSLAFTTPELLAKLTESNSNLTIILIDDGITDASTKTNAKIVTTLSEMVKKEPSGIRVREQVNQDDTATLLYSSGTTGESKGVVSSHKNLIAMVQTIVERFRLNEGDHKFICTVPMFHIYGLAAFATGILAAGSTVIVLSKFEMGEMLSTIVKYRATYLPLVPPILVALINGADQIRERYDLSSLNFVLSGGAPLSKEMVEGFSEKYPGVTILQGYGLTESAGIGASTDTLEESRRYGTAGLLSPNTEAKIVDPESGKALLVNQTGELWLRAPSVMKGYFSNAEATSSTIDSEGWLRTGDLCYIDDDGFIFVVDRLKELIKYKGYQVPPAELEALLLTHPEISDAAVIPFPDEQVGQFPMAYVVRKAGSNLSEKAVMDFIAGQVAPYKRIRRVAYVAAIPKNPSGKILRKDLIKLATSKL